The genomic stretch GCTCATTTTCCCAATTTTGCTGATCATTGGCTTGGGTGGTTACTGGGCATATACCAATCCGGGTGAGTCTCATATCTCCCTTAGTCATGTCTCTGACTGGCTACCCGATTTCTCTCAAGATGGAATTGGGGCAGGTTTCACCGCAGTCGTGCTTTCATTGACTGGTTTAGAAATTACCACCTCATATGCGAGTGAAGTAGAAAATCCACAAAAGGCGTATCCAAAAGCACTCTTGGCTTCTACGGCGCTGATTTTGGTTTCTTTAACAGCTTGCTCGCTGTCAATTTCATCGGTGGTATCAAGCGATCACGCCAGCTTAAGCGAAGGTGTGATCTTGGCGTTCAAAACCTTCTTTGATGATTTGAACCTCTCGTTCATGCTGCCTGTGATAGCTTTGGCGATTGTGTTTGGCACGCTAGCAAGCTTGAACAACTGGATTATTGCACCGACAAAGAGCCTGCATGTGGCGGCGAAAGACCAGTTTATGCCAATCGCACTGTCGAAAGAAAATCAAAACCAAGCACCTGTCGCCCTACTCTTATTACAAGGGGCTATCGTTAGCGTGTTGTCCTTAGTATTTATTCTGGTTCCAAACGTTAACCAAGGTATGTGGCTGCTGAACATCTTAATGACTCAGTTATACATGGTGATGTACGTGTGTATCTTTGTTAGCTTTTTGGTGTCACGACGCAAACACGCAAACATCGAACGACCATTTCGTGTCCCTGGCGGCAAAGTGGGAATGAGCTTGGTGGCAGGTTTAGGATTAATTAGCTGTATGATCACTATCGTGGTGTCGTTCGACGTACCAGCAGGTATCAGCGCAGAAACGGGCGCGTATGCACTCGTATTGGGGTTCATCGCATTCAGTTTGCCAGCTATCGCGGCGGTGATGTATCGCAATCGAAAAGTTCGCTCTCAAGCTCAACTAATCGAAGCTTTAGCAAGCTAATTTTTCCGAAATACGCAATAGATTAAAGCCGCGGCAGTTACCTGTCGCGGCTTTTTATTTTTACATATTTTGTCTAAAAGTCATGCAAAGCATTCTTGCAACCCCACGCGCTCTAGTGGGTATTTCGTTTGCCTTCTTTTTGGTACTGTTGAGAAATTTCGAAGTAGATATGCATGTCTATTGGCTCAGGTGTGTTCAAAAGCATTTTGCCGACTTCACGCTGAAAATGGCCGTAGTTCCCAAGCTCATCGGTTAGGCCTAGTTGCTCGTAACATGATTCGCTTGCGAACATGCCATACGCGTAATAATGATGATTTAGATCTTTTTGTTTGTCATAGCCAAGCTCTTGAAGTGCCTGATCAATTTCATCGGGAACGTAAGTGTTTTTATCGCCAAACGAACGCAACAACACGCTTGGAACCTCTTGAGCAATGCTCTGAATTTTCGTTTTTTTCTTAAAAATACCGAACATAATGTCCTCCACTGACGATGTCTCCAAATACCACACACAACGTGGGTTGAGCGAGCGAATAGTTTTTAGTATGGCTCACGATTTAAAGACTAAGTTACATTCAAGTCACGTTTGTATACTAACTTGATCGCATAATGCGCATCAAATAATAGTCACCTCGTTTCAACCTCGTCTCATCAGAAACCCTGTTTTAATCACAATTGCTGGCTGCTTTGCTGTGCCTTTCCCATACTATCTAATAGGCGTCGCTATCTTCTGCTATCAGTGTTTTGAAATAACCTTGGCTAAAGTCACATTTCATATCGACATCCATTTTAATTTAAGTTAGCTTTAGAAGTATAGACGTCTAGATTGACTAAGCTTAGGGAGAGAAAGTCGTGCCAATTAGAATTCCAGATCAACTACCTGCTTCAGATGTACTTAGGACAGAGAACATCTTTGTAATGAGCGAAACTCGTGCCGCGAGTCAAGAGATACGTCCTTTGCGAGTACTGATTCTGAATTTGATGCCCAAGAAAATCGAAACAGAAACGCAGTTTCTTCGCCTTCTTTCAAACAGTCCATTGCAAGTAAACGTCGAGCTACTGCGCATCGATAATCGACCAAGCAAAAACACACCAACCGAGCATTTAGATACGTTTTACCGTCAGTTTGAGATGGTAAAAGGGAAGAATTTCGACGGTCTTATCATCACTGGTGCGCCACTTGGTCTGGTGCAATTTGAAGATGTGATCTATTGGGATCATTTAAAAACCATCATGGAATGGGCAAAAGACCATGTTACCTCGACGTTGTATGTGTGTTGGGCGGCGCAAGCAGGCTTAAAGTTGTTGTATGACTTGCCGAAAAAAACGCGTAAAGAAAAGCTTTCCGGTGTATATCATCACCAAATTCATAATCCATTCCACCCTATTTTACGTGGGTTTGATGATACGTTTTTAGCGCCCCATTCGCGTTATGCCGATTTTTCGCCACACTTTTTAGAAGAACATACCGACTTAGATATTCTCGCCACATCCGATGTGGCGGGCGTATATCTGGCAACGACCAAAGACAAGCGAAACGTGTTTGTTACCGGCCATCCAGAATATGACTCACACACTCTTCACAATGAGTACATTCGGGATTTGGGTGAAGGGATGGAGCCAGCAATTCCGGTCAATTACTACCCGAACAACAACCCAGATAACCCTCCCATTGCGAGTTGGCGAAGCCACGGACACTTGCTGTTCTTGAACTGGCTCAACTACTGCGTATACCAACAAACGCCTTACGATCTGGATCACTTCAGCGAAGATGCTTTCACTAAAGACGATTAAATCAACGAATTAAGTTTGTGAACCGAGCCGCCATCTGGCGGCTTTTTCATATCAGTTTGCAAACCTGATCGCATAGTGCTTTTTCCTCAATGGGCTTTTGCTACGTAATTCATATCATGCTGTCAGATTCAGGGATGTGGGGAAGAAGAATGAAAACCGTAACGCTCAGTGCACTAATGTTGATGACTCAGTTTGCACTCGTAGGCTGTGTTACCGTAAAAGAAAACGGCGCTCCTATCGTGAAGGCCGATCCTGTTGCTATGGCAGAATCTCGCATCGCTCTTGGGCTTGGTTATCTCGAAGGTGGCAATATGATCCGAGCGCACGACAATTTGCAACAAGCATTGAGCCACGCCCCACAATACTATCGCGCACAGCTTTCTATGGCACACTACTACGAAACTGTTGGTGAAGATGCGAAAGCAGAAGACATGTACAAACGCTCTTTACGCCAACACACCAAAAACGGCAACGTGCTCAATAACTACGGAACATTTCTATGTAAACGAGGTGATTTCCAACAAGCCGACCAAATGTTTAACCGCGCAATTGAACAACCTTATTACTACCTCATCCCTGCAAGCTACGAAAACGCCGCTTTCTGCGCATTGAAATCACAAGATAAAGACAAAGCAAAATACTACTTTACGCGAGCTATCGATCACGACCCACACCGCCCAAAATCGATTCTCCAACTTGCTAAACTCGAAATAGAAAGTGGCAACTTTACCGATGCAAGAATTCGACTGATGCGATTTAATCAAATGTACGGTGTAAAAAAACCGTCACTGCAACTTATGATCGAGTTAGAACGTGCGGCAGGAAATGAAGCGCTAGAGCAAAAATACGTAAAACAGTTAGAACGCATGTCATAACTAGCCACACTGATAGCCCAAACAGCATAAGTCTTTGCTTAACCTCTCATTTTATTTTTAGGCTCACTTACACCGTTCAAGTTAAGTGAGCCTTGTTTCTCAGAACGCCGACAAATCCCCTGTTTCACTTGTGTTTCAGTCACTGAAAGAGCGACATTACTCCTGTACTTAACATTCAAAATCGGTACTATTTGAAAGATACGTGACCGAGTCACTTTTTGAGTTCTAACTCAATAATTACTGAATGATTGTGCGCTTCGTTGAAGTGCAATTTGCTTTTATTATGAATCTTGTCGTTCAAGAACACATACCCAAGGATGTTGACGCCGGATGAAACCTGCCTGCACACTCTTACTGCTTGCTTCTTTAAGCTCCCCCTTTCTTGCTAGTGCTCAACCCGTCAATGACCTCGTATTTACCGTAGGTATCGTTTCCGACAAAGCAAAAAGTAAAATCAAAAAGGCGACACCCTTTGCTCAATATGTGTCCGGAAGGCTGAATCACCTCGGTTATACCTCTGGGTCGGTACAAGTCTTCAACAACTATGGACAACTTGCAGTTGCTCTCAAAAATGGCAGCGTTCAAATTGCAACAGCCACACCGTTTAACGCCGTAACCCTAGAACGAGAATCTAACAGCCAAGTGCTCGCCGTAAGGTGGAAAAAGGGACTCGAAAAATACCACTCTGTATTTTTCACCCATCAAGACAGTGGCATTCATTCCTTGGCCGATCTGCGCGGCAAAACGCTCATTTTCGAGAGTCGCAACTCCACCAGCAGCTTTTACTTACCTGCCATTACATTGCTCAACCAAGGCGAAAAATTAGAATACCTTCGTTCTATAGATGATCACCCAACGAAAGGCCGTATCGGCTATTTGTTTTTGGATGAACATTTGGAACAATCCAACGAAATCAACCTATCCGTTTGGGTGTATAAACAGCGCGTTGCCGCCGGGGCGTTCAGTAATTTCAACTGGAACAACCCAAAAGATTTGC from Vibrio parahaemolyticus encodes the following:
- the pilW gene encoding type IV pilus biogenesis/stability protein PilW produces the protein MKTVTLSALMLMTQFALVGCVTVKENGAPIVKADPVAMAESRIALGLGYLEGGNMIRAHDNLQQALSHAPQYYRAQLSMAHYYETVGEDAKAEDMYKRSLRQHTKNGNVLNNYGTFLCKRGDFQQADQMFNRAIEQPYYYLIPASYENAAFCALKSQDKDKAKYYFTRAIDHDPHRPKSILQLAKLEIESGNFTDARIRLMRFNQMYGVKKPSLQLMIELERAAGNEALEQKYVKQLERMS
- the metA gene encoding homoserine O-acetyltransferase MetA, with protein sequence MPIRIPDQLPASDVLRTENIFVMSETRAASQEIRPLRVLILNLMPKKIETETQFLRLLSNSPLQVNVELLRIDNRPSKNTPTEHLDTFYRQFEMVKGKNFDGLIITGAPLGLVQFEDVIYWDHLKTIMEWAKDHVTSTLYVCWAAQAGLKLLYDLPKKTRKEKLSGVYHHQIHNPFHPILRGFDDTFLAPHSRYADFSPHFLEEHTDLDILATSDVAGVYLATTKDKRNVFVTGHPEYDSHTLHNEYIRDLGEGMEPAIPVNYYPNNNPDNPPIASWRSHGHLLFLNWLNYCVYQQTPYDLDHFSEDAFTKDD
- a CDS encoding phosphate/phosphite/phosphonate ABC transporter substrate-binding protein, producing MKPACTLLLLASLSSPFLASAQPVNDLVFTVGIVSDKAKSKIKKATPFAQYVSGRLNHLGYTSGSVQVFNNYGQLAVALKNGSVQIATATPFNAVTLERESNSQVLAVRWKKGLEKYHSVFFTHQDSGIHSLADLRGKTLIFESRNSTSSFYLPAITLLNQGEKLEYLRSIDDHPTKGRIGYLFLDEHLEQSNEINLSVWVYKQRVAAGAFSNFNWNNPKDLPENMKEKLTIFHNSVEIPRDLVLASPTLSQSTKNEITSILLKMDASPEGLHALDVFQNTKRISALTPDMATSLDTVRKSVNLLPKAN
- a CDS encoding APC family permease, with the translated sequence MSNIAKSAVKLSVFSVIMITVTSVDSIRNIPGAALFGSHAISFFLLAGLCFFVPTALVCAELSTTYPQQGGVYLWGKETIGPNFGFATVWYQYAENIVYYPPLISFIVATGAYPFFPELAQNNIFMLIMINVIFWALTLVNIFGLRLSSMITNVFGTLGLIFPILLIIGLGGYWAYTNPGESHISLSHVSDWLPDFSQDGIGAGFTAVVLSLTGLEITTSYASEVENPQKAYPKALLASTALILVSLTACSLSISSVVSSDHASLSEGVILAFKTFFDDLNLSFMLPVIALAIVFGTLASLNNWIIAPTKSLHVAAKDQFMPIALSKENQNQAPVALLLLQGAIVSVLSLVFILVPNVNQGMWLLNILMTQLYMVMYVCIFVSFLVSRRKHANIERPFRVPGGKVGMSLVAGLGLISCMITIVVSFDVPAGISAETGAYALVLGFIAFSLPAIAAVMYRNRKVRSQAQLIEALAS